TTGTGTTGTAAATCCATTCTTTGTCCGCCTGCGCCCAAAAGGCGGACGCCGTATGGGAGGGACATGCATGCTCACAGTACTGGCGGAGAACCTCGGTACAATTTTAGTGGGGCTTGTTGTGTTGGGCATCCTCGCGGCGATTGTCGCGAAGTTGATCCGAGACAAGCGAAAGGGAAAGTGCGTCGGCTGCGACTGCGGCTGTGGAGATCCCGTCTGTCGTACCAAGGATCCCACCTCGTAAAGTGTTCAAGCCGTCAAGAGGCGGCCGAAATTTTTGACACCTAACCGTTTATGAGCAGATCGGGCTGATTATGTAAAAAGCAAAAGCGTCGTTTTTGTACAGGAAAACGACGCTTTTTGATAGCTTTGAAAAGGTATACCTTTTCAAACGTGTATTTCAAAGGCTAACACTTTTATTGTATTGCATGTAATTCGCAAAGTCAAGGGCTCGATACAACATTTTTTGTACGTTTCGACCGAAACGCACAAGCTAAATTGTCGGAAACGGCAATTCCCAAAAGGTATAGCATGATAGGCCATGCGGAAACCGCCGAAAGGGCTGTGCTCAGTGGGTTTGTGCGGGTTGGTTGGGTATGTCTGGAAGTGGTCGGCCGCTTTGTGTGCAGAGAATGCGGCCGCCTGCGGGACCGTTCGTGCAAGCGGTTTCGTCTCGGGCGTACTGTCCGCCGCGTTCGCAGCGGACTGCTGACCGGGCCTTTTGCGTGCCGTTTCACAAAGGGGGAAAGAAGACAGAAGTTTTTCAAAAATTTACAATTTTTGTTGACAAAACCAAGGAATTATGTTACAATAATCACAGTATGTATGTGCGTATGTGTCTATGAAGTTTCGCAATCTTATGAGGGACTGAAAGGGGAGAATGTAAAGGTGAGGTACAGATTCAAGGCGCTGGCGATCCTTTTGGCGGTGGTCATGGTGCTTGGGCCTACCGGCCCAACTGTCGTTTTCGCGGCTGACACGACGGCCTATTTCACGTATACCGCCATGGGAGACGGCCTGCATCAGTTCAATTTCACCGGAAGTTGGACGACGGCTTCGACTGCCGCGGATGCTTGGACGGATTACGAGGGCGCCAGCTACACGTTCAAGTTCTATGGCAAACAGGCGCTGATTTATGGTACGGTGGCGCCGAGCCACGGCAGCATAGCCGTGTCGATAGACGGCGGCGAGTCCGTCGCCACAAGCCAGTACGCGGCCAGCCGTCAGGCCAACCAACTGTGCTACGAGAGCCCCGCCCTCAGCGAGGGCCTTCACGAGCTCACGGTGACGAGCCTCGGAGTTTCCACCGTTTACCGGATCGGCGTCGTACAGTCGGAGGACGCGGCCTTCGCGAGTGCGTTCTACAGCCTGCATATCCCAGTAAACGTTTCAGCCGATCTCGCGCTTCCGGCGGCTGTCGCGGGCACGGCGGTTTCGTGGCAGTCGCTGGTGCCCTCTTACATAGCCGACGACGGCCGCATCCTGGGGACAGGCGCGGCGAGTCTCAAAGCTAGCGCGGTTCGTGGAGACGCGGCCTTTGAGCGCGTCTTTGCTTTCAACATTGTCGAGCCGGTGGATTTGAGCGGCTACCTGGATAGGCCAATCCCGTACCCAGGCAGCGTCAGAACCTCGGCGGCGGCCAGTTCCTATGAGGGCAGCGGTACGCAGCCGGCGAACGCCATTGACGACAGTACGACCACCTACTGGCACTCGCGCTGGTCGTCTCCCGCCGGCCGCGCCCCGCATACCCTCACGGTCACGCTCTCTGACACGCTTCCGGTAAAGGGCGTCACTTATCTCCCGCGCAACGACAGCGGCAGCGGCTGGGAGAACGGCAGCGCCACCGCCGGTTACATCGCGGTTTCGACGACCGGCGCCGAGGACGATTTTACCAAAGTCGTCGACT
This genomic stretch from Oscillospiraceae bacterium harbors:
- a CDS encoding FeoB-associated Cys-rich membrane protein is translated as MLTVLAENLGTILVGLVVLGILAAIVAKLIRDKRKGKCVGCDCGCGDPVCRTKDPTS